In Camelina sativa cultivar DH55 chromosome 17, Cs, whole genome shotgun sequence, the genomic stretch GCTTATCAATGCAATCAGGGACCTGAAtgaaaggaaagagaaagagagaaaatactTTCAATATTCTTGTTCGCCTCTGTAAAACTCACCAATCTATAAATTAGCTTTACCCCATTTTGAAGTTTATCCTCAACAGCAGTAGCTCCAAGAAGAACCAAGTTTCTCTCAATCTTCTCTGTTANTTTTCTTTTAAAGCCTGCAAAAAAATAGCCAAATGGATTCGTTCATCTACATAATCACTAGTAGTAATACTAATCCATCCCCATCATATCAGTGTTCCAAAAACTTTGTACTACCTCTGCAATGGCATCTTTTTCTCCGGATTTTTCCAACTGCTGGATTTCAGGGGTCTCCAAGTTAATTATGATCTGCTTCATGTCTCGTCTGAGCAAACTACAAGCGAAGCTGTCAAAGATACACATGCACAGGTGGGTTCAGAGAGTGATTAAGATTGTATGCACAAGGCTCAAGAGTAAACATAATCTGGTTGTACCCAGAAATCAATACCCAATATTGATAGCAGTCTCCATCTTGTCTCCAGTCAAAACCCAAATCTTAATTCCTGCTTGAGCAAGCTTATCAATGCAATCAGGGACCTGAAtgaaaggaaagagaaagagagaaaatactTTCAATATTCTTGTTCGCCTCTGTAAAACTCACCAATCTATAAATTAGCTTTACCCCATTTTGAAGTTTATCCTCAACAGCAGTAGCTCCAAGAAGAACCAAGTTTCTCTCAATCTTCTCTGTTACTTCATCTATCAGTGCTTCTCGATCAGCACTAACTGAATTCTTGGCTTCACTGATTCTCTCAGTGAACACCTCATATTCATTCTCGTCGAGTTCACGATAGGCAAGTATCAAAGTTCTCAATCCAGCATCAGCATACTCGTTCACATGGTCCCGGGTTTCCTTTTCATACTTTCTACCGCTTTCGGAAAGTCTTTCAAACATGACACTGGACGATAAACGAAGTTGAAACTAAGTTCGAAAAGAGATTTATATCTGAATTTCTAAAGTCGGGATCCATACCTGTCTGCCCCTTTACAAAGTAAAAGCAGTTTGCCATCTTGATCCTGCACTATTACTGACATCCTTTTCCTTGAGCTACTGAATTCAAGAACGTTCAGGACTTTATACAACCTGCAAGGGAACACTTTCACTAAATCCAGAAAGGGACAGAAGCTTGTGATGGTATACAAtaaatgagagaagaagaaccgaCCTTTCAATTCGTTCCCCAGTCACCGGGTCTAGCTCTCTGACGGATATTGTTGTTTGAGTTCGAGTGAAAAATTCAAACCCAAGCTCCCTTGCTGCAATAACAAATGCTGCCTCGTCCGGTGATTCAGCCTCGTAGGAGACCTTTCCTGTATCTTCATCCACTTCAGGTATAACTGTATGGCATACTGCCAATAATTGGAAGAATTTCTGAATGACATCAGCATGCGTTTCTGTGACCCACTTTCCATCCATTATCCTTTCATCTCTAAAGTTGAATCCTTTCACAGCCGGTTCTGCAGCAACAACATCCTCGGTACTAATTCCATTGCTCTGATTCCCCAAAGCAGAACCTTTTCTCCTATCCATAGCCATCTCCACCTCTGTTACACCACGTCCATAGGCTGTCCCAGCAATAGAACACTTGATGAACTCCATGGAGTTACAAGTCAATGTTCCCGTCTTATCTGAAAGAATTGTACCCACTTGCCCAAGTTCTTCATTCAGATTGGAAGTACGTGCATGTGCTGGTTTGTCAGCTTCCTCATAATACATATGGATATCCCGATTGATGAAGACACTCTGAAGAACCTTGACAATCTCTATTGAGACATACAAGGATATAGGAATAAAATAACTGTTTAACATTAGCGCCGTTAGAAAGTGAAACATTGCAGCCATATGCACCCTCTTCGGGTCAAAGAAGATGGTTGAATCATCCGGTTTCAGATACCATCTTTTCATTACGCCATTCTGGAAATCTTCTCTCGTTGATATTCCAAATAAAATCGAACCAAAAAAAGCTAATGAAATCACCATAAGGAACATCAGGTAAATAATCTTATCCATCTTCCTCTCGATCATGCTTCTCTTAGACGGAGGCTCTGTTGAATTCTGGACAACTTTTGTATCAGGTCCTGTGAAGATAACAACCCCATAGATATAGTCTGTGTTCCTGAGTTTTGATCCCCTCAGAAGAAGCTGCTGTGGTGAGAGAGGGTACTTTGCTCCCTTGAGCTCCATAGTACCAATAAATGAGTACAAGTTAGCATTCGGGTCTTCACATTTGATAAAAGCCTCAAAGTCCCTGAAATTGAGCTCCTCGCGCAATGACAATGTTACTTCTAGTCCTTGTTTAAGTTTCAGATTTGTTTCCCCGTCAAGGTTCATTGTCTCTACATAGCAAACAGCATCCTCGTAGCTAGAAGAAAGCAGGACAAGGTCTGCCGGAAAAAACTCGTTTTTCTCTACCTTCAATATATCTCCAACTCTTAGTGTCTTCCATTCCTTAAGATCGAAATTCCCATTGCCTACGTGCGCTCTAACTTTTCTGTTATTCACCTCAATATCCTAAAAGCATGGAAATTTCCAGATGATGAGAAAGATATACAAATGAAAAATAGAGTGATCCAACCTAATGCAAAAGCAATACAACTATCCCCAGTTATGAACTATGTAGCTTAATCCAACATATAACTACGGATACGGAACAAGATAACAAACAATCTATAGACACACAGCATCCTATTAAGATCATCTAATCCAACTCTAATCAACCACTCAGacaaaatcattcaaagtacCTGTTGTTTCCGGCGCCAATCTTCTACACCCTCTTTAAACATAGTAGCTAGGATGACGAAAGTAAGCGGAACAATGGCGCTTACAGCGGTATAAGGCGCGAGAGGAGTAAAAGACAAGATCCCAACAACAAGGAAGTAGAAATTGGCAACTCTCCTGAACTGCTCAAACAAAGATTTAGGGAGGAAAGTGGTGAGAGTGTACTTGGTAGTCCGAACATAGTTGTCACAGTAAATTCTTGATTCAGCTTCAGGGGAATCAGGCTGGTTACAGAAAACCACACGAGAGAAACCAGATCGTCCAATTTTCGAATGGTCTGGCTTGAAACAAGCTTTAGCACCTGTCAACGTGAGAAGCTTGCTCAACAGTATCTTCCTTTTGCGTCTCCTTCCACTTCCTGCTGCCATTGtgtgtctttctctctctctcaattcaaCACCTgactgtgtaaaaaaaaaaagaatcagactttcagaatctctaaaaccctgaaattatattaaagtaATGTCTATTGAATAGGAGCAAGAAAGGCCAAATTTTGCAGCGTCTCAAGAGCATTACACTGAATAAAGTTGGGATTTTTTTTGGCTATGAAATGACGGTAACATGTGAAAACAGAGGTACCCAGAGAACAAAATCGTTGAAAGGATAAAACTTTAGGGGAAATggacaaagagagaagaagaagaagaagaagagacaatgATACCTTTGATTGTATTCGACGACCTCGTAGTTTTATGAGTCTCTTCTTGACCTTTTCATTTCCCGAGAAATTTCTCGGAAAAAATCTGGTGAAGAGACAGACAAAGGATATATCTAAAGATGAGATTTTGTGGAAATTATAGAAAGAAATCTGAAGAGAAAAGGGTAAAGAATCTGAAAGATTTCAATCTGTAATCTCTTAATTTGTAAACTGGGTTGGGTTGGGTTTTAAATGCATGAACAAAAAGTCTTGGGGTTTTTTAATGCATCAACTTAAAATATTggaaattaagaatatttattagacttttttgaaaatttcgTGATTGGTTGGTTGACCTtatgtaaaagaagattttgtttctataaTGTAATTATTTCCTCCTTCAATGTCAATATTTTTCTTGCATAAAAGATCAATAAGCAAATCATCAGTtttccaataataaaaaaaaacttttttgttttcgaaTAAAATTGGAGATGCGTgtgaagaagaatgaaatcaaTCATGCCAAGAacgtttaaaaacaaaatcaagagtTTAAAAGCGCACATAtgaacaaaactaaacaaaacaaaaaaaaaaggtttttaatcAATGGTTCATGTAACAGAAAccgataaatataataataccATGTACTGTGGAAGGTGCGCATGCACTTCTCATTGTACGACTCAACATAAGTGACTAGCTAGCACAATTAAAAGAACGAGAGCTAattaaaaacaacataaaaaaacaaaaacatatgtcTTTCATGTAGATGATAAATAGAAACGAAATCAATATATCTGATAGATTGGAGTAAACAAACAATTTAATCatctcttttcttccttttgcgTGGTCATGGTTGGTTGTAtttgcactaaacttggaagataagaagaagagtacACGACAGGTTCCTCCATACTGGGACTCCCTCTGAAACTCACAGTTTTTAAGTATCCAACTCGTCCACTGATAAAGGCTGTGGGGTATTCAGCGGTCTTTGAGGGTATAAGATCGTGTAAACCGGAAAACACAGCGACGTTCTCTTCCACGTCAATGAAGAAGGCTCCAACTCCCTCGTTAAACCGAGCATCAAGGGTAATGTGTTGGCTTAAATCCACTATTAAAAACTTGCTCCAAGACAAAGCGTTGGGCTCAATCATAATGGTAACCCAAATCTCCAATTTTTCCTTATAATGCATCTGATATAGCACAGCGAGCTGCTCTTCTCGAACACATGAGAGAACCACTGTCACTTCATCATAACAGCAAggctcttcatcttcatcacacGGAAAAGGCAGACGCGGTACAAGGCTCTCTcttgtgaaatcaaaacaaaacaagatatgTTTGAGTCCATCTCCAGCCGCTTCTAAAGCATCAAAGTAGGTATTTCCCTTGGCAGACACGCCTTGACAAAACTCTATTTCCCAGTCGGAAGTGACCTTGAGAACCTTCCATGAATTAGAGCTCAAGTCGTAGATTTCGTACTCAACAaggtttttatatttatcatccaaaaacctcaagatcTTGTGGTTACGGTTGTTCTTGTCATATCCTAGAGCGTACATGTCTCCTATGTGGAACTTTGTTCTTGGTGCGATCCACCTTGTTTGTCCCAGATAAGGGTTCCACACCACGAGCCTAGACTTGTCCTTGACGACGCATAACAACAAGCCGTTGCAGTGAAAGACTTTAGATATTTCGACTTGATTGAATATATCTACCTGATTTACAGATGGATCCACCAACTCGTCCTCTCCCTTGCGGATTCCTTGAACATCGATTCTTAATGAACAGACCTTAGACTCATTCGTCATGAACCCCACACACTGCTGCCTTGCCGCTGCTTCACCCAAAACCCACTCTTTGGATAAAGCGTTCCATAATTTGCAAGTGGATCGGACTGCTCCCAGAGATGTTATCGGAATCTTGGTGAATATCTTCCCTACCAATTCCGGCGGAAGATCGCATATCATCGTCATTCTTTTCAACAAAAAGCTGTAATTgtacaaattagggttttgcctTTTACTCATGTTTGTTGTATACATAAAGACCAACACGCTGCAAACTGGATACtagggtttttcttttatatagaCAAAATATGTGAGTTCTTGTccctttcctttttcctttgaTAATATTGTTGCATATTTTTGTAACGTGCCATAATCCTTGTTCGGTTTTCgagtaaaagaaaacaatttttttgacatcaaaaagagaaagaaaaaaaaaaatattcgatGCAACCATGGATCCTTCATTATTTCGCCGGTTCTTGGCAAGAAATACATCTTCGATCCTTACGATAGATTAAAATTCTCTGTTCTTGCTccttcaaaaacaaatcatcgCCTTCTCTTTTCTCCTAAAATTGTCCAATGGCACCACCAAAGTAAACTTCTAGCTTCTCCTTTGTtactctcttcttcattctaGCTTCTCCTTACGCAGCTAGCTGTTCCTGTTTGTTCTACAAATGTAacaattttgtttgtgtttcgaTTTTTTCAGGTTGAAGCAGCTGATCTTGTTGTGACCTCAAAAGATGACTTTGATGATGTACGCACCTCATAAGTATTTCTGACTCTTTCTTCTGTGTTTCAAATACGGACACTTATTTGTGTGTTTGGTAATGTGTAAAATAACCAAGAAGCTAAGCTACCACAGTTAAACCTGCGGctaatgattcttttttttttttataggaatgTGAATATCATTAAAAAATGAAGAGGTGAGGTTTTACAAAAGTTTAACCTACTACAATGTAGCCttgccaaaaaagaaataaaaaacaagagatACATATGCAACGTTGGATACTAGCGAATCCAAAGGATCATCAAATTACGGAAGTGCTTCCTGTGATTTCTCGCAGTTATGGTGTTTCTAATCTCCCTGTCTATATCCTTGAATATTAACTCGGGAGGGATCGAAACCTGATTATGGAGGAGGTGGTTTCTCTGTTTCCAGAGATGATAGATCGCTGCCTGGGCCACCAGTTTCCGAAGGGTTGCTGGAGCAGTAGCATATTTTATCCTTGTCCAGGCGATGAGGGCATCCCAGGTATGAAAAGAGTGTGGTGAAAGGTGAAGTCTGTCTTGAATGAGAGCCCATACCTGTTCACTGAACACACATCTAAGCAGGAGGTGCTCCCTGGATTCAACATAGGTAGAACAGAAACAGCAGTTGTTTGGAATTTGCATTCCCCAGGAAGCTAGCCGATCCCTTGTAGGTAACCAATTTGTTCATCCTTATAAAGATGGGAAGGTGGCCAATTTGTTCTCATACTTAATTCTAATaacttttggttttctattCGCTTAATTAGCTAGTGTTGTTTATTTACTAgctgttgattttgtttatcaTGTATATATGAATTTCAAACGGGTCCCTAGTTACCTCTAATTTTATGTAAATAGAAACCTATGCTCCTGCTACTAGCAAGGCTGCAAGCTCTGATGAATTAACTTCTATACTTCTACGAGATCTCATGATCATCACGTTTATTCAGATATTGGCGTTAAATGTACTAATACAACTTGAATTTATCTGTGCTAATAAAACGTAATTAATTagtcttttttctattttatgtttaattaaGAATCTTTTCGATCAGCTTTTTATGTCCTATATTTCATTCATTGACATTAACCATGTGCATGTTGTTTATTTTGGCCGGTTAGTGAAGATGACAAATCTTCACAGAAAAAGGCTAAAGCAGATATAGATACAAAGACGTCTAGAATACAGTGATTTTAGCGAGGAATCtgatgaagaggagaaagaaattTAAGCTAAACTATCAGGAACGTACAGACAAACTCAACCAAAGTCTCTTTCTATACTGGATAGAAACCACAAAGAACAAAGCGAGGCAGACATATTTCAGCTAATCAGACAAAGCACAAGACACGGGTTGACCAAGTTTACTTAACTTATAAGGCtggttagtttttaaaaaaaccaaaatttattttcaactgcacgATATAGGAATCGATCAATGAACCTATAAGTGATTCTCAGGCACTTTAACCACTAGACTACTAAGGTACTTTGACATTTTCACGGCCAGTTATTTACTTAATATATTTACGTCCGCAAGCTTGCCTTACTTAGCCTCATGCCCGGCACTGATCAGAACTGATAACCCATGTCATGTTTGCTTGAGAATGGTGCAACAACAATTCATAATAGTGTCTTTTCAATTGAACGAGAAGTTACAAATgctaaaaacttgaaaaagatTAGTAAACTTGAACAaggtaataataattaattaatcatctaaggtcaaaaaaaataataattaatcatctggtttttttcttttgcccgGTAGGTTGATTTGCACTAAACTTAGAGAATAAGACAAAGAGCACACAAGTGGTGGACAAGAAAACTGAATATAAACAATAcctaataaattttaaaatttgaaatttcatcaTTCAATAcctaataaaatttgaatttcacatataaaatttaaaatttgaaatttcatcaTGCAATAcctaataaaatttgaatttcacatataaacaacaaactaGTTGTTTCACCCCAACGTATTACGTTTGGGCCTTTTGTTGGGCTTATTACTAGAAatgtcggaaaaaaaaaaccaaagaatttCCCCCTCCCACCCCCCATGTTATGCTTTGCTTGAGGATGGTGCAACTACAGTTCATTATATTATGTGGTAAAAATAGCAGTTTGATGTAATGAATTGCTATAAAAATATGACTAATGACACTTTTGTGGTAGATGTTACAgtttgtattatttaattaaaaatgattaataattatgattattaaaAAGTATTAGTGAATACATTtaataagattataaaatatatatatatatatattaataaaaaaatattaataaaaaattataatatattaataaaaataactacatgcatttcataatatttacaatcttaTGATATTTAGATCTATGCCTAATTTGATttcaaatgataaaaaaaaaattggcaaagtataagaaattcaaaataactaataaagaagttattaaataaaattaaaaaaagaaaaatttatttttattgatatatgaattaaacaaaaaaaattgttttacataactgtattttcatttttttaattaaaaaaaatagctaactcaacttaccacatcctaactcatgaaaatttccatgatgttgaataatcttttaagttaacaattttacaaaggatatacctcaaacttgtacatcaaccataacacatgaatacatgattattcaaactcaacttcaaaaaatttagttttgttcttgattggtaacatttttgaataaaccTTGAGTTAAGTCCataacaaattataataatctTTGCAACTCAACTTCAACAATTCATGTTCCAATCAGAGCCATAGTGTCCTTTCAATTGAAAGGGAAGTTACAAATGCTAGAAACTTGAAAAAGATTAGTAAACTTGAacaaagtaataataattaattaatcatctgtttcttttcttttgcccGGTAGGTTGATTTGCACTAAACTTGGACCATAAGACAAAGAGCACACAAGTGGTGGACAAAGAAACTGCCCGGTCTTGTCAGGTTTCCCGAAATCTGGAGATTCTCGGAAACTCACGGATTTAAAGTACCCATCATCTCCAATGATGAAAGCTGTATGGTGGTACTCAAAGGTCTTGGTGGGTTGGAGGTATGTTTCCTTTACATCGAAAACCACAACGACTTTCTcctcctcgtcaatgaagaagcTCCCAGCTTCAACGCCAAACTGGAAGCCAGtgagtggtctcatatccacgTTCAAAAATTTGCTCCATGACACCGCATTGGGCTCAATCTTAGTCGTAACCCAAATCTCCAATGTAATTGGATGCAACCGCTGGTATAGCACAGCGAGCTGTTCGTCTCTAACACAAGAGAGGGTCACAGTTTCTTCGACATAAGAGTGAAACGGAAGAGGCAGACGtggtccaaatctctctcttgtaaaatcaaaacaaattaaaaaatcttcaatctctcttatGATCATTAAATTTCGACCAAAATCTAATTTCTCTTGAGCAAAAAAGTAAGAATTTCCCTTCAACGACACGCTGCGTTGATAAAACTGTATTTCCCAGTCGGGAGTGACATCGAGAACCCTCTATGAGTCAGAGCTCAAGTCGTATATTTCGTGATTGAGAAGGCGTTCTCTAGGATAATCCAcaaacctcaagattttgtggttacggCGGTTGTTATTATGCAAACTTGTTCTTGGTGCTATCCAATTTGTTTGCCCCAAGTACGGGTTCCACACCACGAGTCTCGAGTGGTCCTTGGCGACGCATAGGACTAAGCCATCGCATTGAATGACTTTGGATATATCAACTTGATTAAGTAGATCTACCTGCTTTATAGATAGATCAAACAACTCGTCTTCGTCGTCCTTGTCCTTGCGGCAGAGATGGAAACGAACTGAGAAAACCTTGGAATCCATCGTCATGAACCCTAAAAACTGCTGCCTTGTCACCGCTGCTTTACCCAAAATCCAATCATTGGTTAAATCGTTCCATAATTTGCAAGTGGATCGCACTGCTCTCAGAGATGTTATCGGAATCCTTGTGAGTATGTTCTCCCCAACCAGTTTCGGTGGAAGTTGGCACATCCTCTTCGTCATTCTTCCAACTCTCGGCAGATCGACGCTGGACAATATTAATTAGggctttctctcttttactcttctctctctatacg encodes the following:
- the LOC104756930 gene encoding probable phospholipid-transporting ATPase 12 → MAAGSGRRRKRKILLSKLLTLTGAKACFKPDHSKIGRSGFSRVVFCNQPDSPEAESRIYCDNYVRTTKYTLTTFLPKSLFEQFRRVANFYFLVVGILSFTPLAPYTAVSAIVPLTFVILATMFKEGVEDWRRKQQDIEVNNRKVRAHVGNGNFDLKEWKTLRVGDILKVEKNEFFPADLVLLSSSYEDAVCYVETMNLDGETNLKLKQGLEVTLSLREELNFRDFEAFIKCEDPNANLYSFIGTMELKGAKYPLSPQQLLLRGSKLRNTDYIYGVVIFTGPDTKVVQNSTEPPSKRSMIERKMDKIIYLMFLMVISLAFFGSILFGISTREDFQNGVMKRWYLKPDDSTIFFDPKRVHMAAMFHFLTALMLNSYFIPISLYVSIEIVKVLQSVFINRDIHMYYEEADKPAHARTSNLNEELGQVGTILSDKTGTLTCNSMEFIKCSIAGTAYGRGVTEVEMAMDRRKGSALGNQSNGISTEDVVAAEPAVKGFNFRDERIMDGKWVTETHADVIQKFFQLLAVCHTVIPEVDEDTGKVSYEAESPDEAAFVIAARELGFEFFTRTQTTISVRELDPVTGERIERLYKVLNVLEFSSSRKRMSVIVQDQDGKLLLLCKGADSVMFERLSESGRKYEKETRDHVNEYADAGLRTLILAYRELDENEYEVFTERISEAKNSVSADREALIDEVTEKIERNLVLLGATAVEDKLQNGVPDCIDKLAQAGIKIWVLTGDKMETAINIGFACSLLRRDMKQIIINLETPEIQQLEKSGEKDAIAEALKENVLYQITSGKAQLKASGGNSKALALIIDGKSLAYALEEDMKGIFLELAIGCASVICCRSSPKQKALVTRLVKTGSGQTTLAIGDGANDVGMLQEADIGVGISGVEGMQAVMSSDIAIAQFRYLERLLLVHGHWCYRRISKMICYFFYKNITFGFTLFLYEAYTSFSATPAYNDWYLSLYSVFFTSLPVICLGIFDQDVSAPFCLKFPVLYQEGVQNLLFSWRRILSWMSHGFCSAIIIFFLCKSSLESQAFNHEGKTAGRDILGGTMYTCVVWVVSLQMVLTISYFTLIQHLVIWGSVGLWYIFLMVYGSLPIRVSKDAYMVFLEALAPAPSYWITTLFVVLSTMMPYFIFSAIQMRFFPMSHGTIQLLRYEDQCSNSGNFEMERQRSARPLVMSSYQPES
- the LOC104759433 gene encoding F-box/kelch-repeat protein At1g24800-like codes for the protein MTMICDLPPELVGKIFTKIPITSLGAVRSTCKLWNALSKEWVLGEAAARQQCVGFMTNESKVCSLRIDVQGIRKGEDELVDPSVNQVDIFNQVEISKVFHCNGLLLCVVKDKSRLVVWNPYLGQTRWIAPRTKFHIGDMYALGYDKNNRNHKILRFLDDKYKNLVEYEIYDLSSNSWKVLKVTSDWEIEFCQGVSAKGNTYFDALEAAGDGLKHILFCFDFTRESLVPRLPFPCDEDEEPCCYDEVTVVLSCVREEQLAVLYQMHYKEKLEIWVTIMIEPNALSWSKFLIVDLSQHITLDARFNEGVGAFFIDVEENVAVFSGLHDLIPSKTAEYPTAFISGRVGYLKTVSFRGSPSMEEPVVYSSSYLPSLVQIQPTMTTQKEEKR
- the LOC109129888 gene encoding uncharacterized protein LOC109129888, which encodes MLNPGSTSCLDVCSVNRIKYATAPATLRKLVAQAAIYHLWKQRNHLLHNQVSIPPELIFKDIDREIRNTITARNHRKHFRNLMILWIR